A section of the Methanocaldococcus sp. FS406-22 genome encodes:
- the mcrB gene encoding coenzyme-B sulfoethylthiotransferase subunit beta, giving the protein MVKYKDTINLYDEKGKLVEENVPLEAISPLHNPTIQMLVKDVKRTVAVNLAGIENALRTGQVGGKGCMIKGRELDLPIVENAETIAEYVEKVVRVSEDDDTSIKLINDGKQMAVQIPSKRLDVAAEYSVSVLVTAQALKEAIIRTFDVDMFDAPMVHAAVVGGYPHEVTMKGSNIAALLGSPLSLEGPGYALRNIMANHFAACTKKNVMNAVAFASIMEQTAMFEMGDAVGLFERLHLLGLAYQGLNADNLVIDLVKANGKNGTVGTVVASVVERALEDGIIKEDKTLPSGFTMYKPVDVAKWNAYAAAGLVAAVIVNCGAARAAQNVASTILYYNDILEYETGLPGVDFGRCEGTAVGFSFFSHSIYGGGGPGIFNGNHIVTRHSKGFAIPPVAAAMCLDAGTQMFSPERTSALVGTVFSAIDEFREPLKYVIKGALEVKDKI; this is encoded by the coding sequence ATGGTAAAGTACAAAGACACAATAAACTTGTATGATGAAAAAGGTAAATTAGTAGAAGAAAACGTTCCTTTAGAAGCTATCAGTCCATTACACAACCCAACAATCCAGATGTTAGTTAAAGATGTTAAGAGGACAGTAGCAGTTAACTTAGCAGGAATAGAAAACGCTTTAAGGACTGGGCAAGTTGGTGGAAAAGGTTGCATGATTAAAGGAAGAGAGTTAGATTTGCCAATTGTTGAAAATGCTGAAACAATTGCTGAATATGTTGAAAAAGTTGTTAGAGTCTCAGAAGATGACGACACATCCATCAAATTAATTAACGATGGAAAACAGATGGCTGTTCAAATTCCATCAAAGAGATTAGATGTTGCAGCAGAGTATTCAGTTTCTGTTTTAGTCACAGCTCAGGCATTAAAAGAGGCCATAATTAGAACATTCGATGTTGACATGTTCGACGCTCCAATGGTTCATGCAGCTGTTGTTGGTGGTTACCCACACGAAGTTACAATGAAAGGTTCAAACATCGCTGCTTTATTAGGTAGCCCATTATCATTAGAAGGTCCAGGTTATGCGTTAAGAAATATCATGGCAAACCACTTCGCTGCATGTACAAAGAAAAATGTTATGAACGCAGTTGCATTCGCTTCAATTATGGAACAAACAGCTATGTTCGAAATGGGAGATGCTGTAGGATTGTTTGAAAGATTACACTTGTTAGGTTTAGCTTACCAAGGATTAAACGCAGACAACTTAGTAATTGACTTAGTAAAAGCAAACGGTAAGAATGGAACTGTTGGTACAGTAGTAGCTTCAGTTGTTGAGAGAGCTTTAGAAGATGGAATTATTAAGGAAGACAAAACACTACCTTCAGGATTCACAATGTACAAACCAGTTGATGTTGCTAAGTGGAACGCTTATGCAGCTGCAGGTTTAGTTGCAGCTGTCATTGTAAACTGTGGAGCTGCAAGAGCAGCACAAAATGTTGCATCAACAATTTTATACTACAACGACATCTTAGAATACGAAACTGGATTACCAGGAGTTGACTTCGGTAGATGTGAAGGTACAGCAGTTGGATTCTCATTCTTCAGTCACTCAATCTACGGAGGAGGAGGGCCTGGAATCTTCAACGGAAACCACATCGTTACAAGACACTCAAAAGGATTTGCTATTCCACCAGTTGCAGCTGCAATGTGTTTAGACGCTGGAACACAGATGTTCTCACCAGAGAGAACATCAGCATTAGTTGGAACTGTCTTCAGTGCAATTGATGAGTTCAGAGAACCATTGAAGTATGTCATAAAAGGAGCATTAGAAGTTAAAGACAAAATCTAA